The Diabrotica virgifera virgifera chromosome 10, PGI_DIABVI_V3a genome has a window encoding:
- the LOC126893255 gene encoding uncharacterized protein LOC126893255, protein MASSTPAIENYTEESNNFIDVDNVDNIYNSSVDNYMVEAVLRGVQSLSENKVDFDNSQLRHEENSNSGANLFENSNSGTDLCDNSNNGTDLCDISNYVNKQLKQVVVSNVSENMDASDTFNSELGQLTVSKNVKKNEKVDSDSKINLEGRRILDIQYFLDSLILISNHAPHFGCSLQNLKVTKETRFGLASKITFKCNMCLSTETVTTVEDFEEINKSAVFGITNVGSGYAHSNEFNSSLNIPTLSSKTYNKIQDNLSDLWEEAALEEMAKAANEEKRLAIECGELSKDGIPLVTVVCDGVWAKRSYRMNYNSFSGAAVIVGFKTKKVLFLTVRNKFCIICKKYSTDTPQHNCYKNWNGSSSAMEANIITEGFIKSIEMYGLIFNKMVADGDSSCYDAILQKDPYKNFDISVQKVECRNHLLRNYLRKIRGLTQQKDSGPLQLRKEVKYEIINQQYEIINKSITYVTRP, encoded by the exons ATGGCAAGTTCTACTCCTGCTATTGAGAATTATACCGAAGAAAGCAATAATTTTATTGATGTAGATAATGTAGACAATATTTATAATAGTTCAGTAGACAATTATATGGTAGAAGCAGTTTTACGTGGTGTACAATCTCTGagtgaaaataaagttgattttGATAATTCTCAACTCCGACATGAAGAAAATTCAAATAGCGGAGCAAACCTTTTTGAGAATTCAAATAGTGGAACAGACCTTTGTGACAATTCAAATAACGGAACAGACCTTTGTGACATttcaaattatgtaaacaaacaACTCAAACAAGTAGTAGTTTCTAATGTTAGTGAAAATATGGACGCTAGTGATACTTTTAATTCCGAACTTGGTCAACTTACAGTTTCtaaaaatgtgaagaaaaatgaaaaagtaGACTCTGACTCAAAAATAAACCTCGAAGGACGCAGAATACTtgatattcaatattttttagatTCCCTGATTTTAATATCAAACCATGCGCCTCACTTTGGATGTTCTCTTCAAAATTTAAAGGTAACAAAAGAAACAAGATTTGGATTAGCATCTAAAATAACATTTAAATGTAATATGTGTCTTTCTACTGAGACTGTGACAACAGTTGAAGATTTCGAAGAAATCAATAAAAGTGCTGTCTTTGGCATTACTAACGTTGGGTCAGGATATGCACATTCAAATGAATTCAATTCTTCTTTAAATATACCAACATTATCCTCTAAAACATATAACAAGATACAGGATAACTTATCGGACCTTTGGGAAGAAGCGGCCCTAGAAGAAATGGCAAAAGCTGCCAACGAAGAAAAAAGATTAGCAATAGAATGCGGCGAACTAAGTAAAGACGGTATCCCTTTAGTTACAGTCGTTTGTGATGGTGTTTGGGCTAAAAGGTCATACAGAATGAACTATAATTCATTTAGTGGGGCTGCTGTAATTGTGGgtttcaaaacaaaaaaagtacTATTTTTAACAGTGAGAAATAAATTTTGCATCATCTGCAAAAAATATTCCACTGATACACCACAAcataattgttacaaaaattgGAACGGTTCCTCAAGTGCTATGGAAGCTAACATTATTACTGAAGGATTTATTAAGAGTATTGAAATGTAtggattaatttttaataaaatggtTGCCGATGGAGATAGCAGCTGCTATGATGCTATATTGCAAAAGGAtccatataaaaattttgatatttcTGTTCAGAAGGTGGAGTGCCGAAATCACTTGCTGAGAAATTATCTCAGAAAAATAAGAGGCCTGACTCAACAAAAGGATTCTGGGCCTTTGCAACTCCGAAAAGAAGTGAAG tATGAAATTATAAATCAACAGTATgaaattataaataaatcaattACCTACGTTACACGTCCATGA